In Brevibacillus brevis, a genomic segment contains:
- a CDS encoding amidohydrolase: MKCDIIIKDCSLLTPDWEIAPNRSIAIAGSRIVEIGSYAALKEKYEAASVLEGKGKLCMPGLVDAHTHTCQQLLKGRTMDELPMIWSRILVPYEGNMNEHDSYVSAQLSCLEMIKSGTTAFADAGGVHMHKVIEATVESGMRAAITRSSIDIGDFLPDTMKQPMEAILDNNEWLYKQYHGKGDGRIQVWFGIRQVMSCSPELISAAAEKARAYKTGLHAHLAEHRDEVRYCLEKYKLRPVEYLDSLGALGPNLLTAHNVVYSEQELELLRDRQVKIVHCPRANFNSHGFPKTPRMMQMGMSIGIGSDGSSGSNLSLWDEIRVFRSGIHAYWGLPVFDPLVLPAKDLLRMVTAGGAEALQIEDDIGTLEVGKKADVILVNIEQPHIWPTRNLVNSLVESVTSKDVEDVIIDGKLVMKNRELLTLDEERILYESKAVMESLAQKAGI, from the coding sequence ATGAAATGCGATATTATCATCAAGGATTGCAGCTTGCTCACCCCTGATTGGGAGATTGCCCCGAACCGATCGATCGCGATCGCCGGCTCCCGCATCGTCGAGATCGGCAGCTATGCGGCGCTCAAGGAAAAGTACGAGGCCGCCAGTGTCCTCGAAGGCAAAGGAAAGCTCTGCATGCCGGGCCTGGTCGATGCCCATACGCATACGTGCCAGCAATTGCTCAAAGGGAGGACGATGGACGAGCTGCCGATGATCTGGTCCCGTATCCTGGTTCCGTACGAGGGCAACATGAACGAGCATGATTCGTATGTGAGCGCCCAGCTCAGCTGTCTGGAAATGATCAAGTCCGGCACGACGGCGTTTGCCGATGCGGGAGGCGTCCACATGCACAAGGTAATCGAAGCGACGGTCGAGTCGGGCATGCGGGCTGCCATCACGCGCTCGTCCATCGATATCGGGGACTTCCTGCCGGACACGATGAAGCAGCCGATGGAAGCGATTCTGGACAACAACGAGTGGCTGTACAAGCAATACCACGGAAAAGGGGACGGCAGAATCCAGGTCTGGTTTGGCATTCGCCAGGTCATGTCATGCTCGCCCGAGCTGATTTCCGCGGCGGCCGAAAAGGCGAGAGCGTACAAGACCGGTCTGCATGCGCATTTGGCGGAGCACCGCGACGAAGTACGATACTGCCTGGAGAAGTACAAACTTCGGCCGGTGGAGTATCTGGATTCCTTGGGGGCGCTGGGGCCGAACCTGCTGACGGCGCACAACGTCGTGTACTCCGAGCAGGAATTGGAGCTGCTGCGGGACCGGCAGGTGAAAATCGTCCACTGCCCGCGAGCCAACTTTAATTCGCACGGATTTCCCAAAACGCCGCGGATGATGCAGATGGGAATGTCCATCGGCATCGGCTCGGACGGGTCCTCCGGCTCCAATCTCAGCCTGTGGGACGAGATCCGGGTGTTCCGCTCCGGCATCCATGCCTATTGGGGGCTGCCCGTCTTTGACCCGCTTGTGCTTCCTGCCAAGGACCTGCTGCGAATGGTTACGGCCGGCGGAGCGGAGGCCTTGCAAATCGAGGACGACATCGGCACGCTCGAGGTCGGGAAGAAAGCGGACGTCATTCTGGTCAACATCGAACAGCCGCACATCTGGCCGACGCGCAATCTCGTGAATTCCCTGGTGGAATCCGTCACAAGCAAAGATGTAGAGGACGTCATCATCGACGGCAAGCTGGTCATGAAAAACCGCGAGCTGCTCACATTGGACGAAGAGCGCATCTTGTACGAAAGCAAGGCAGTCATGGAATCACTGGCGCAGAAAGCAGGGATATGA
- a CDS encoding nucleoside hydrolase: MQKILMDVDTGIDDALAIAYAAALPHVELIGITTTYGMAPVDFSYRNTCKILEYAEVDVPVWKGAENPLTRTRAYSGRIHGTDGLGNTLGPVEAPVATRHAVDAMIEHIYKYKSELTIVATAPLTNLAMALAKAPEIAEMVGRVVIMGGAVMTVGNVTKFAEANIIIDPEAASLVFGSTLPITMVGLDVTRKTLLTARDVKRWRDGGSKLAQRLAPSAQFYLDAYKELHPYLPGCALHDPLAVGVAAYPDLVRTIPMFIQVDLEEDALGRTTEDLNRTGKAEPTTRVSVQVDADRFMNDFFHRIG; the protein is encoded by the coding sequence ATGCAAAAGATCTTGATGGATGTAGATACGGGGATCGATGATGCTCTTGCCATTGCGTACGCCGCCGCTCTGCCCCATGTGGAGCTGATCGGAATCACGACGACGTACGGGATGGCGCCAGTGGACTTTTCCTATCGAAATACCTGCAAAATACTGGAGTATGCGGAAGTCGACGTGCCGGTATGGAAAGGCGCGGAGAACCCGCTTACCCGCACGCGCGCGTACAGCGGGAGGATCCACGGAACGGACGGCTTGGGAAACACCCTGGGTCCGGTGGAAGCGCCAGTCGCTACCCGTCATGCCGTCGATGCCATGATCGAGCACATCTACAAGTACAAGTCCGAGCTCACGATTGTGGCGACCGCTCCGCTGACGAATCTCGCCATGGCGCTCGCAAAGGCGCCGGAAATCGCGGAGATGGTAGGAAGGGTCGTTATCATGGGCGGAGCGGTCATGACTGTGGGCAACGTCACCAAATTTGCCGAAGCCAACATCATCATTGATCCGGAAGCGGCCAGTCTCGTCTTTGGCTCTACTTTGCCGATCACCATGGTGGGGCTCGATGTGACCCGCAAAACGCTCTTGACGGCGCGGGATGTGAAACGCTGGCGGGATGGAGGAAGCAAACTGGCACAGCGGCTTGCACCGAGCGCGCAATTTTATCTGGATGCCTATAAAGAACTCCACCCGTATTTGCCGGGATGCGCGCTGCACGACCCGTTGGCGGTGGGGGTAGCGGCCTATCCGGATCTGGTGCGGACCATTCCTATGTTTATCCAGGTAGATCTGGAGGAAGACGCTTTGGGCCGGACGACGGAAGATCTGAATCGGACAGGCAAAGCCGAGCCGACTACGAGGGTAAGCGTGCAGGTGGACGCGGACCGGTTTATGAACGACTTTTTCCACCGAATCGGTTGA